One window of Ziziphus jujuba cultivar Dongzao chromosome 5, ASM3175591v1 genomic DNA carries:
- the LOC107420113 gene encoding uncharacterized protein LOC107420113 produces MADEAQYSSGTDSASNKRKYEEQTTPPPPRRATGFSAPISSSPDSAPASYNSVPPPVDEIQLAKQRAQEIAARLFNNASVGAGAGAGAAGALDAKRPRVENGSGFDSNDKGFSSVPSDGKPFISNSNPSSIPVSYGFQGTSKRIDIPNGRVGVIIGKGGETIKYLQLQSGAKIQVTRDMDADLNSPTRMVELMGTPEQISKAEQLINDVLAGAESGGQGIVSRRLTGQAGSEQFVMKIPNNKVGLVIGKGGETIKNMQGRTGARIQVIPLHLPPGDTSIERTLQIDGTSEQIDNAKQLVNEVISENRVRNPSMAGVYPQQGYQARPPTSWAPPGAPQMQQPGYGYGQPGSYSGPSPQYNMSQPSYPGYPQPSSGGYPSNWDQSTMPPTHQSTQGSGYDYYGQQPPPHQQQNPGGPAAPSDNTGYNYSQPPASGYQQGQGYVQDGYGGYHAASQSGYGQPPTYDQQQGYSAPPSYGNVTNPTQDVHSSSYGSQGDSTQVPPVQPSSVGQQGYGSSQQPSPNPAGYPPQGANQAGYGSQPPAQPGYGSQPPAQPGYGPGYGAPQTQKASANPPVYGQATQSPSTPGGYGQPAAQPGYTHSQPPPANYAQPDSGPQRGPPSSYSAGVSQPGYGPPPYGAPPGSQGSYGQVPPYNASYGSGYSQPPPYSGDGNASGNTRGGYDAAPTSQNAQQGGVAKSSPQS; encoded by the exons ATGGCCGACGAAGCTCAATACTCCTCTGGTACCGACTCAGCTAGCAATAAACGCAAGTACGAGGAACAAACCACCCCGCCTCCGCCGCGGAGGGCCACCGGGTTCTCTGCCCCTATCTCCTCATCGCCCGACTCTGCGCCTGCCTCGTACAACAGCGTTCCACCGCCCGTCGATGAGATCCAGCTGGCCAAGCAGCGAGCCCAGGAGATCGCCGCTCGCTTGTTCAACAACGCCAGTGTTGGAGCCGGTGCCGGAGCCGGTGCCGCTGGAGCACTCGACGCCAAGCGCCCTAGGGTTGAAAATGGCAGTGGCTTTGATTCCAACGATAAGGGTTTTAGCTCTGTCCCAAGCG ACGGGAAGCCGttcatttcaaactcaaacCCATCATCGATACCTGTCTCATATGGATTCCAGGGTACAAGCAAAAGAATTGATATTCCAAATGGCAGGGTTGGTGTTATTATAGGTAAAGGTGGTGAGACTATCAAGTATCTTCAACTTCAATCTGGTGCCAAGATTCAAGTTACCCGGGATATGGATGCGGACCTCAACTCTCCTACTAGGATGGTTGAACTCATGGGTACTCCGGAGCAAATTTCCAAGGCAGAACAGTTGATAAATGATGTCCTTGCCGGG GCTGAATCAGGGGGTCAAGGTATAGTTTCTCGAAGGTTAACTGGGCAAGCTGGATCTGAACAATTTGTGATGAAAATTCCAAATAATAAG GTTGGTCTTGTCATCGGTAAAGGAGGagaaactattaaaaatatgcaAGGTAGAACTGGAGCTCGTATTCAg GTGATTCCTTTGCATCTGCCCCCTGGTGATACATCAATTGAAAGAACGTTGCAAATAGATGGGACCAGTGAGCAAATTGATAATGCTAAACAGTTGGTTAATGAAGTCATTAGCGAG AATCGTGTTAGAAATCCTTCAATGGCTGGAGTATATCCTCAGCAAGGTTACCAAGCACGTCCTCCTACAAGCTGGGCCCCACCTGGGGCTCCTCAAATGCAACAACCTGGTTATGGCTATGGGCAACCTGGCTCATATTCTGGTCCATCACCCCAATATAATATGTCCCAGCCTTCTTATCCTGGTTATCCTCAACCCTCATCTGGTGGATATCCCTCTAATTGGGATCAATCAACTATGCCACCAACTCACCAGAGTACTCAGGGAAGTGGTTATGATTACTATGGTCAACAACCGCCTCCACACCAACAGCAAAACCCTGGTGGTCCTGCAGCTCCCTCAGATAATACCGGTTACAATTACAGTCAGCCGCCAGCTTCTGGCTATCAGCAAGGACAAGGTTACGTGCAAGATGGTTATGGTGGTTATCATGCAGCTTCTCAGTCTGGGTATGGTCAGCCACCAACCTATGATCAGCAGCAGGGTTATTCTGCACCACCCAGCTATGGTAACGTAACCAACCCAACACAAGATGTACACAGTTCCTCCTATGGATCGCAGGGGGATTCCACGCAAGTACCTCCCGTCCAACCATCTTCAGTGGGCCAGCAAGGATATGGTTCCAGTCAACAGCCTAGCCCAAACCCAGCAGGTTATCCACCTCAAGGAGCTAATCAGGCAGGTTATGGGAGTCAACCACCTGCTCAGCCTGGTTATGGGAGCCAACCACCTGCTCAGCCTGGTTATGGCCCTGGATATGGAGCACCTCAAACTCAGAAAGCATCTGCCAATCCCCCGGTTTATGGGCAGGCCACACAATCACCTAGTACCCCGGGAGGATATGGTCAGCCTGCTGCGCAGCCAGGTTATACCCATTCACAGCCGCCACCAGCTAACTATGCTCAACCAGATTCTGGTCCACAACGTGGTCCACCATCTAGCTACAGTGCTGGAGTTTCTCAACCAGGATATGGGCCTCCGCCTTATGGTGCACCTCCAGGCAGTCAGGGTAGTTATGGACAGGTACCGCCTTATAATGCCTCTTATGGGAGTGGTTACTCTCAACCTCCTCCATATTCTGGTGATGGAAATGCTAGTGGAAACACTCGAGGGGGTTATGATGCAGCACCGACTTCACAAAATGCTCAACAGGGTGGCGTGGCCAAATCATCCCCTCAAAGTTAG
- the LOC107420151 gene encoding serine/threonine protein phosphatase 2A 55 kDa regulatory subunit B beta isoform isoform X1, whose product MNGGGEGVSASAAPLEWKFSQVFGERTAGEEVQEVDIISAIEFDRTGDHLATGDRGGRVVLFERTDNKEHGGHRRDLERTDYSIGRHPEFRYKTEFQSHEPEFDYLKSLEIEEKINKIRWCQTANGALFLLSTNDKTIKFWKVQEKKVKKVCDMNVDPSKAVGNGPVVGCTSTSSRPYLANGGCKERPISYLSNDVSFPPGGFSSLHLPVVVTSHETSLTARCRRVYAHAHDYHINSISNNSDGETFISADDLRINLWNLEISNQSFNIVDVKPANMEDLTEVITSAEFHPTQCNMLAYSSSKGSIRLIDMRQSALCDTHSKLFEEQEVVGSKSFFTEIIASISDIKFAKDGRHILSRDYMTLKLWDINMDSGPVATFQVHEYLRPKLCDLYENDSIFDKFECCLSGDGLHVATGSYSNLFRVFGCSEGSTEATTLEASKTPMRRQVQNPSRPSRPMGSLPRVLRRGVDTSGADANGNAFDFTTKLLHLAWHPTDNSLACAASNSLYMYYA is encoded by the exons TTGATATCATATCTGCTATTGAATTTGATAGAACTGGAGATCATCTTGCAACTGGAGATCGTGGAGGTCGAGTGGTTTTGTTTGAAAGAACTGATAATAAAGAA CATGGTGGACATCGGAGAGATCTAGAGAGGACAGATTATTCGATCGGTAGGCATCCTGAGTTCCGTTACAAAACTGAGTTCCAGAGTCATGAACCTGAG TTTGACTATCTTAAAAGCCTGGAGATTGAGGAGAAAATTAACAAGATTAGATGGTGCCAAACAGCTAATGGTGCTCTGTTTCTTCTCTCAACCAATGACAAAACAATCAAATTTTGGAAG GTCCAAGAGAAGAAGGTTAAGAAAGTTTGTGATATGAATGTGGATCCTTCAAAAGCTGTGGGAAACGGTCCTGTTGTTGGTTGTACATCGACGAGCTCCAGACCATATCTTGCAAATGGAGGATGTAAAGAAAGACCTATCAGTTATCTGAGCAATGATGTTTCATTCCCACCCGGGGGTTTCTCATCCCTGCATTTGCCTGTGGTA GTGACCAGCCATGAGACAAGTCTTACGGCTAGATGTAGAAGAGTATATGCCCATGCTCATGACTATCATATCAATTCCATTTCGAATAACAG tGATGGTGAAACTTTTATATCAGCTGATGACCTCCGAATTAATCTTTGGAACCTTGAGATTAGCAATCAAAGTTTTAATATTGTTGATGTGAAGCCTGCAAATATGGAAGATCTAACTG AGGTGATAACTTCAGCGGAATTTCACCCTACTCAATGTAACATGTTAGCATATAGTAGCTCCAAGGGTTCAATTCGTCTCATTGATATGCGTCAATCAGCTTTGTGTGATACCCATAGCAAACT ATTTGAGGAACAGGAAGTGGTTGGTTCTAAGTCCTTTTTTACTGAGATAATAGCCTCAATTTCAGATATTAAGTTTGCGAAGGATGGAAGGCATATTCTTAGTCGTGATTACATGACTCTTAAG CTGTGGGACATTAATATGGATTCTGGCCCAGTCGCAACTTTTCAGGTTCATGAATATTTAAGACCCAAG CTGTGTGATCTATACGAAAATGATTCTATCTTCGATAAATTTGAGTGCTGTCTAAGTGGAGATGGACTCCATGTGGCAACAGGTTCCTACAG CAATCTGTTTCGTGTGTTTGGTTGTTCTGAAGGCAGTACAGAAGCAACAACTTTAGAAGCCAGCAAAACCCCCATGAG GAGACAAGTCCAAAACCCATCAAGGCCTTCTAGACCTATGGGCTCCCTTCCTCGTGTTTTAAGGCGAG GTGTGGATACCTCTGGAGCTGACGCAAATGGAAATGCTTTTGATTTTACGACAAAGTTGCTACATCTTGCATGGCATCCAACTGATAACTCACTTGCCTGTGCTGCATCAAACAGCCTTTATATGTATTATGCGTAA
- the LOC107420151 gene encoding serine/threonine protein phosphatase 2A 55 kDa regulatory subunit B beta isoform isoform X2, with protein MNGGGEGVSASAAPLEWKFSQVFGERTAGEEVQEVDIISAIEFDRTGDHLATGDRGGRVVLFERTDNKEHGGHRRDLERTDYSIGRHPEFRYKTEFQSHEPEFDYLKSLEIEEKINKIRWCQTANGALFLLSTNDKTIKFWKVQEKKVKKVCDMNVDPSKAVGNGPVVGCTSTSSRPYLANGGCKERPISYLSNDVSFPPGGFSSLHLPVVTSHETSLTARCRRVYAHAHDYHINSISNNSDGETFISADDLRINLWNLEISNQSFNIVDVKPANMEDLTEVITSAEFHPTQCNMLAYSSSKGSIRLIDMRQSALCDTHSKLFEEQEVVGSKSFFTEIIASISDIKFAKDGRHILSRDYMTLKLWDINMDSGPVATFQVHEYLRPKLCDLYENDSIFDKFECCLSGDGLHVATGSYSNLFRVFGCSEGSTEATTLEASKTPMRRQVQNPSRPSRPMGSLPRVLRRGVDTSGADANGNAFDFTTKLLHLAWHPTDNSLACAASNSLYMYYA; from the exons TTGATATCATATCTGCTATTGAATTTGATAGAACTGGAGATCATCTTGCAACTGGAGATCGTGGAGGTCGAGTGGTTTTGTTTGAAAGAACTGATAATAAAGAA CATGGTGGACATCGGAGAGATCTAGAGAGGACAGATTATTCGATCGGTAGGCATCCTGAGTTCCGTTACAAAACTGAGTTCCAGAGTCATGAACCTGAG TTTGACTATCTTAAAAGCCTGGAGATTGAGGAGAAAATTAACAAGATTAGATGGTGCCAAACAGCTAATGGTGCTCTGTTTCTTCTCTCAACCAATGACAAAACAATCAAATTTTGGAAG GTCCAAGAGAAGAAGGTTAAGAAAGTTTGTGATATGAATGTGGATCCTTCAAAAGCTGTGGGAAACGGTCCTGTTGTTGGTTGTACATCGACGAGCTCCAGACCATATCTTGCAAATGGAGGATGTAAAGAAAGACCTATCAGTTATCTGAGCAATGATGTTTCATTCCCACCCGGGGGTTTCTCATCCCTGCATTTGCCTGTG GTGACCAGCCATGAGACAAGTCTTACGGCTAGATGTAGAAGAGTATATGCCCATGCTCATGACTATCATATCAATTCCATTTCGAATAACAG tGATGGTGAAACTTTTATATCAGCTGATGACCTCCGAATTAATCTTTGGAACCTTGAGATTAGCAATCAAAGTTTTAATATTGTTGATGTGAAGCCTGCAAATATGGAAGATCTAACTG AGGTGATAACTTCAGCGGAATTTCACCCTACTCAATGTAACATGTTAGCATATAGTAGCTCCAAGGGTTCAATTCGTCTCATTGATATGCGTCAATCAGCTTTGTGTGATACCCATAGCAAACT ATTTGAGGAACAGGAAGTGGTTGGTTCTAAGTCCTTTTTTACTGAGATAATAGCCTCAATTTCAGATATTAAGTTTGCGAAGGATGGAAGGCATATTCTTAGTCGTGATTACATGACTCTTAAG CTGTGGGACATTAATATGGATTCTGGCCCAGTCGCAACTTTTCAGGTTCATGAATATTTAAGACCCAAG CTGTGTGATCTATACGAAAATGATTCTATCTTCGATAAATTTGAGTGCTGTCTAAGTGGAGATGGACTCCATGTGGCAACAGGTTCCTACAG CAATCTGTTTCGTGTGTTTGGTTGTTCTGAAGGCAGTACAGAAGCAACAACTTTAGAAGCCAGCAAAACCCCCATGAG GAGACAAGTCCAAAACCCATCAAGGCCTTCTAGACCTATGGGCTCCCTTCCTCGTGTTTTAAGGCGAG GTGTGGATACCTCTGGAGCTGACGCAAATGGAAATGCTTTTGATTTTACGACAAAGTTGCTACATCTTGCATGGCATCCAACTGATAACTCACTTGCCTGTGCTGCATCAAACAGCCTTTATATGTATTATGCGTAA
- the LOC107420169 gene encoding NADH dehydrogenase [ubiquinone] iron-sulfur protein 7, mitochondrial — protein MALLTRTSSRLPLQLSAAQRALSLHTTVPSLSSSASGSTGTPTTYARPPPPSSSPPPPGISKAAEYVISKVDDLMNWARKGSIWPMTFGLACCAVEMMHTGAARYDLDRFGIIFRPSPRQSDCMIVAGTLTNKMAPALRKVYDQMPEPRWVISMGSCANGGGYYHYSYSVVRGCDRIVPVDIYVPGCPPTAEALLYGLLQLQKKINRRKDFLHWWTK, from the exons ATGGCTCTCCTAACCCGAACCTCGTCGAGGCTCCCACTGCAGCTCTCGGCGGCTCAGCGGGCCCTCTCTCTCCACACCACCgttccttctctctcctcctcagCAAGTGGCAGCACCGGCACTCCCACCACCTATGCACGGCCCCCTCCTCCCTCTTCCTCGCCACCGCCGCCGGGGATTTCCAAGGCGGCGGAGTACGTGATCTCTAAGGTCGACGATCTGATGAACTGGGCCCGTAAGGGCTCCATCTGGCCCATGACGTTCGGTCTGGCCTGCTGTGCCGTCGAGATGATGCACACCGGTGCCGCCCGTTACGACCTCGACCGATTCGGAATCATCTTCAGGCCCAGCCCAAGGCAGTCCGACTGCATGATCGTCGCCGGTACTCTTACCAACAAGATGGCCCCGGCTCTTCGCAA GGTCTACGACCAAATGCCTGAACCTAGATGGGTTATCTCTATGGGAAGCTGTGCAAATGGTGGTGGATACTACCATTACTCGTATTCAGTTGTCCGTGGCTGTGACAGGATTGTACCTGTTGACATTTATGTTCCAGGTTGCCCTCCCACTGCTGAGGCCCTACTGTATGGACTTCTTCAGCTGCAGAAGAAGATTAACAGGCGTAAGGATTTCCTCCACTGGTGGACCAAATAA
- the LOC107420114 gene encoding ferrochelatase-2, chloroplastic codes for MDVTSCSSVLPKTKLYGPNFYNSDAKFSLSHSCTRFRTSVSCHSSKNSQHNSTTQPLAMLCSSSRDNRQATFGESHQPIDKRNPVGKTFSSVGVCEYDGTLVESHSHATEEKIGVLLLNLGGPETLNDVQPFLYNLFADPDIIRLPSLFQFIRRPLAKLISVLRAPKSKEGYAAIGGGSPLRKITDEQAHALKMALEAKNLHANVYIGMRYWYPFTEEAIQQIKKDRITRLVVLPLYPQFSISTTGSSIRVLQSEFREDAYLSRLPVSIIKSWYQREGYIKSVADLIMKELESFTEPAEVRIFFSAHGVPVSYVEEAGDPYKDQMEECIYLIMQELKARGVYNEHTLAYQSRVGPVQWLKPYTDEVIVELGQKGVKSLLAVPISFVSEHIETLEEIDMEYKELALESGIQNWGRVPALNCTSSFITDLAEAVVEALPSARALTTATSTSQEIDHDPVRYAIKLFFGSILAFLLFLSPKMITAFRNHLI; via the exons GTCACACTCTTGCACCCGATTCAGAACCTCTGTCTCATGCCATTCATCTAAGAATTCCCAGCATAATTCAACAACTCAACCACTGGCAATGCTGTGTTCTAGCTCCAGGGATAATAGGCAGGCAACTTTTGGAGAATCGCATCAACCCATTGACAAGAGAAACCCTGTTGGGAAAACATTTTCTTCTGTGGGAGTTTGTGAATATGATGGAACGCTGGTAGAATCTCATTCACATGCAACAGAAGAAAAGATTGGAGTGCTGCTTTTAAATCTGGGAGGACCAGAAACGCTAAACGACGTTCAACCTTTCTTGTATAACCTGTTTGCCGATCCG GATATTATCCGTCTACCAAGTTTGTTTCAGTTTATCCGACGTCCATTAGCTAAATTAATCTCTGTGCTTCGTGCTCCTAAAAGTAAAGAAGGATATGCTGCTATAGGAGGTGGTTCACCTTTGCGTAAGATCACAGATGAGCAG GCACATGCACTTAAAATGGCTTTGGAAGCTAAGAATTTGCATGCAAATGTCTATATTGGAATGAGGTACTGGTATCCATTCACAGAGGAAGCAATTCAGCAA ATTAAGAAGGATAGGATAACAAGGCTTGTTGTGCTGCCTCTTTATCCACAGTTCTCCATCTCTACAACTGGATCTAGCATACGTGTGCTTCAGAGTGAATTCAG GGAAGATGCCTATCTGTCAAGGCTGCCTGtttcaattataaaatcatGGTATCAAAGAGAAGGTTATATTAAATCTGTGGCTGACTTGATAATGAAGGAGCTAGAGAGTTTTACTGAGCCTGCAGAG GTTCGTATATTCTTCAGTGCACATGGTGTTCCAGTCAGCTATGTTGAAGAAGCAGGAGATCCATACAAAGATCAAATGGAGGAGTGCATCTACTTAATTATGCAAGAGTTGAAAGCTAGAGGAGTCTATAATGAACATACTCTTGCTTACCAG AGTCGAGTTGGTCCTGTACAATGGTTGAAGCCCTACACTGATGAAGTTATCGTTGAGCTTGGTCAGAAAGGTGTGAAAAGTCTCCTAGCCGTTCCAATCAG CTTTGTCAGTGAGCACATTGAGACACTTGAAGAAATAGATATGGAGTACAAGGAGTTGGCTCTTGAATCTGGCATTCAGAATTGGGGTCGTGTTCCTGCTCTTAATTGTACCTCTTCCTTCATAACGGATCTGGCAGAAGCAGTAGTAGAAGCTCTACCATCAGCAAGAGCCTTGACAACTGCAACGAGTACCTCTCAAGAGATTGATCATGACCCTGTCAGATATGCTATTAAGTTGTTCTTTGGTTCCATCCTagcatttcttttgtttttatcccCAAAAATGATTACAGCTTTCAGGAATCATCTCATTTGA